Genomic window (Candidatus Binatia bacterium):
GGTCTACGGCAACACGCCGGACGACATCTATCCATGAGGCGGCGTTTTCTCTGCGAGCGCTCGATGTCTTGTCGTCTCTAACCGCTGATTCGAAATTTCCACACCTGCTTTACGTACCAGGGAGCGCTTTGGCGCTCCCTGGTCTTTAAAGGTGTGGGGCTGCTCCGCCTGAGCCGAAGTTTTCCGCATCCGAAAAAAAACCTACTCAATGGTTGACAGGTAGCTGCCAACTGAAGTATATAGCGCCAATTTGTCGGCGTCGTAGGCTCGGCATTAAAAAGGTCGAACCTCAATCGGAAAGAAGCCGTCTATGAATTATTTTCAGCCATACGCGCTTCCCCTCGACGAGAACATCGTCGCCGCATGGGACTCTCAGGTCGCTGAAGCGGCGGACTCGCCGTGGCTCGCGCAAGCGCTGGCGACGAGAGGCGCCAACCTCTTTCCGCGCTTCGCTGCCCGGTACGCCGAGCTGCGCGCCTTGCCGCGCGGAGCACGCCGTGCTTTGCAGCGTCAACTCACGAGATCCAGCGGACTTGCGATTCCGTCGGAGTGGCAACGCAAGTTGGCCGGCACGTTGGCCGGTGCCGCGTTGTTGCTGGCGCTGGGGCATGGAACCGCGCAGAGCGGTACGATAACTGTTACCACGACCAAGCCGGCGATCAATTCAGGAGATACGCTATGTTCTCTGATCGAGGCGATCGTAAACGCCAATGCGGGTGGGCTAACCCATCCGGACTGTCCGAACGCGGCCCCAGGTGCAAATACTATCCAGTTACCCGCGAACAAGACGAATACGCTGACCGCATCCTTTAATACTTACTATGGCAGCGCCACCGGACTGCCGCTGATTACCAGTCCGATCACGATCGAAGGTCCGGGCACGATCGCTCGCAAAACTACGGGACCCCAATTTCGTCTGCTGGCCGTAGGCAGCGGAGGGGATCTGACTCTCAAGAACGTGACTCTGAAGGGCGGACGAACAACCACCTCGGGCGGCGCCGTGTACAACAGTGGCAACCTCACCGTTGATCACAGCACGATCTCAGGGAATAGAGCTAATAGCGGCGGCGGGATCTTCAACGACGATGATGCTACGGCTACGATCACCTACGGCACGATCACGCGCAATCGGGCAGATTATGCCGGCGGCGGCATATACAACGATCCAAACGCTAGCGTCACGATCCAGAACAGCACGGTCTCCCGCAACCAGACTCCTAATTATGGCGGCGGCATAATTAACTATAATGGAACTCTCACGATCACCAACAGCACAATCTCCGGCAACTCGGCTGACTACGGCGGCGGAGTGCACAACGGCGGCGTTCTTAGCGTCGCCGGCAGCACGCTCTCGGGCAACAGGGCCTTTAGCGGCGGCGCCATTTGGAACGACGATTACCACACCGCTACGGTTACCAACAGCACGATATCGGGCAATAGGGCAAGCTATGGCGGCGGCGGCATAGCGATTGATGTATTCTCCTCCGTAACCGTTCAGAACAGCACGATTTCCGGCAACAAGGCCAGACTCGGCGGCGGCATAAGTAATTATGCAACCGTCACGATCGACACCAGCACGATCTCGGGCAACTCGGCAAAAGTTGCGGGCGGCGGAATCTTCAACGATTACTCCTTCTACAACGGTACGCCATATATCGGCACAGCCACCGTCACGAACAGCACGATTTCCGGCAACAAGGCCCGTTACGGCGCCGGGATTTTTAACGATATTCACACCACCGTGACGGTCGATAACAGCACCATTTCCGGCAACAGGAAAGCACGGGTAGGCGGCGGAATATTGAACGCCTTCGATGCTCTGCTGACGGTTACCAACAGCACGGTGTCGGGCAACACGGCCTCGCTTGCCGGCGGCGGCATATTCAACCACTATTATTTCTTTAATGGGATACCCTACAGCGCCACAGCCACGATTAGTAACAGCACGATCACAGGCAATAAGGCGAGGGGAGGCGGCGGCATCCTTAACATAGGAATTCTCGATCTGAACCGCAGCCTTATCTCCGGCAACCTCGGGACTTTTGGGCGTGAGGTCTTTCACTATGCATATGTTACCAACAGCGTCACCGCCGCAAACTACAACCTATTCGGTGTGAGCAACAACGCGGGTACTTACGGCTTTGTGCCTTCGGGCAGCGATATCGTGCCGGCGGTGCCGCTCGCGAGCATCATCGATCCGCTCGCGAACAACGGCGGCCCGACGTATACGCACGCGCTGCCTCTCGGCAGTCCGGCGATCGACGCGGCGCCGCTAGCGGGTTGTCCCGCTACCGACCAGCGCGGCACATCGCGGCCTCAAGGCCCGCTCTGCGACATCGGCGCGTATGAGAAGTAGTAGTTAGTCTGCGACGAGCTATCTCCCTTGCCTTTGATGCCACGAAGCGCTCGCCTGGATCGCTAGAAACGATACGACAAAACAAATCACGCTCAGCGCGAACGCCCATCGGTACGAGCCGGTGACGTCGAAGATCGTCCCGCCTGACCAGGAGCCGAGCGCCATGCCGATGCCGAAAGTGATTTCAAGAAAACCAAGAATGGTGCCGATGTTTTTGCCGCTGAAGATATCTCCGATGACAGCTCCGTAAGTCGGGTTCCCCGCGCTGTGACCGATGCCGTACAACACCACGCCCATATAGGTAAACCATAGAGGCGAACCGGCGCCAATCCGCAGCAGGCAGATAAGTCCCGCCAAAGTGATCAAGACCGAGAGACCGTACGCTTTCTGTCTTCCCAGCCGGTCCGACGCGTATCCCCAAACGAACGTGCCCGCTACTCTCATGAGTCCGATCATCCCCAGCGCGAATGCCGCGGATAACTTCTCGAATCCTTGTTCGACCAGATGCGCGACGAGATGCGTGTAAACGATAAATAGGCCCGTTCCAAGCGCGAGATGTCCGGTTGCGATCATCCAGAAGGGTGCGGACCGCACGGCTTTGCTCAAAGTCCAGTCGTATTTTTTTGCGGCGGTTCTTGAATCCGCCGGCTTTGCATCCGCAGCGAAGACTTCTCCGTCGGGGAGCTGTCCGACATCGACGGGAGCGCGTTGTTGAAAAATCGCGTTGGTCGGAACGACCGTGGCGAGGATGAGCACGCCCAACCACATGAAAGCGCCGCGCCAGTCGAGGCCCGAGATTAAAATCTGTGCCAGTGGAACTATCGTGATCATGCCGAGACCTTGGCCCGCGGTCGCGAGACCGATGGCCGTGGCGCGACGGCGCACGAACCAGTGGGAGAGCAGCGCGCTTTGCGTCACAAAGCCGAGACCGCCCTGGCCGACGGCGGCGAGGACGCCGTAGAAGATGTAGAGTTCCCCGAGAGAATTGCTGAAGCCGGACAGAACGAAGCCGAGTCCCATCAAGAAACCCGCCAACGGCAGCATCACGCGGGGTCCGAGACGGTCGAACGCATATCCGACCGCGGGCGACACCCCCGCATAAACCAGAGAGTTCAACGAGACGATCGTGGCGCCGACGCCGTGCGACCAGTGGAACTCTTCCAGCAGGGCGACGTAGAAAACGCTGAACGAGCCGAAGGCGCCGCGCACGAAAACCATGTTAAGAAAACATACGAGGAGAACGACGTAGCCGTAGTAGAAACGAGTCCGCACGATGGGATTAGCAGGCCGCTGAAAAAGGTCATATGCCATAGTCTGCCAACGGCAGGCGTTACGATGGTTGCGCTCGGCGCGTTTAGCTTTAACGCCCGCCAGTGGCGGGCTATGGCGTCAACGTACTAGAAGAGTACGCCTCCGCTCGCGGACCTTCGCCCGCCTTGCCTATGGACCTTTTTGATCGGCCTGAAGAGAATTTGTTTAACTCTAATACTTACGACCCAGCGCGCGCAAGCGGTTCGATGGTGGCGAGTCTAGCCGTCGGCTAAGAGCGGGTTCAAATTCGTGAAAAATTCTCCGATCGGTCCTCTGAAATTGTAATCCGAAAGCGCGTCCAGCGGCGTCGGCTCACGGTTGATAATCGCGAGCGTGGCGCCGCCTTGCTTGGCGACGACTGGAAACGCCGCTGCCGGCTGCACGACGAGAGAGGAGCCGACGACGATGAAGACCTCCGCCGCTTCGCTCCACTCCTGCGCGCGCTTCATCTCCGCCTGAGGCATCGGCTGGCCGAAGGAGATGGTCGCGGGCTTGAGCAGGCCGCCGCAGGCGTCGCAAGGCGCAGGCACGCTATCTTCCTCCAGCCGCCGATAGATCGGATCAGGATCGAATTCTTTGCCGCAGCCGAGACAGCTCACCTTCCGGTCGGTGCCGTGCAGCTCGACCATTTTCTCGGGCGAGTTCCCGGCGATACGGTGCAGGCCATCGACGTTCTGCGTGATCAGACCGAGCAGTCGGCCGCGCTTCTCGAACGCCGCGATGGAGTGATGGCCGATGTTGGGCTGGACGTTTTTGTAAAGCGCGTGAGTCTCGCGCTTCATCTTCCAGTAACGGATGCGCGCCTCTTGGCTGCTCACGAATTCATCGAAGTAGACCGGAGAATACTTGGTCCAGATTCCGCCGGGGCTTCTGAAGTCCGGCACGCCGGACTCCGTGCTGACGCCGGCGCCGGTAAAGAATACAACGTCGCCGCGTTTTCTCAGCCGTTGGGTGAATTCCTGAAGCGTCATGGACATACAGAGAGAGTCGGGAGCCTTGGAGTCAGGACTCCCGACCCCTTGCCGGGATCATCAGCTGGCGATGAGTTAGAGGTTGAACTACTTTGCCGACGGCGGTTGGACGTCCAATATTTTGACGTCGAAGACCAAAGTCTTGCCCGCCAGAGGGTGGTTCATGTCGATGACGACCGTTTTATCCTTCACTTCTTTAACCCGTACAGGGAACATCTCACCCTCGGCATTTTTAGCGAATAGCGTCATGCCCTCCTTGAGCGAGTCCCCGGGGACGGATTCTTTCGGCACTTCGCGGTACGCTTTCGGATCGACCTGTCCATAGGCATCCTCCGGTTTGACGGTGACCTTCTTTTCCGCGCCGGCTGTCATTCCCTCGAGCGCCTTTTCCAGGCCCGGAATGATTTGACTGCGGCCGTCCACGTAACGCAGGGGCTCCTTGCCCTTGTTCGACTCGATGACCTTGCCGTCTTCGCCTGTGAGCGTGTATTCGAGACTTACCGTCGCGCCATTTTTGACCATGGTCTCTCCACTCTTGTTCGTCTGTGCAAAAAGAACCGAGGAGGACCCGAGAAGCGCCAGAACCATCAGCATCGCTGAGTGAAAAGTATTTTTCATTCAGACCTCCAAAAATAAAAATCGCCCCGAGCGGGCAAAAAAACCATATACCCTGCCGGAGGTTGTTACAACCAGGTCGGAATAAAGTTTCGAAAAGGACGAGGCGTCAACGTGGCCTGAACTTGGGCAGGAAGATTCCCTGAGCGGCTTCTTCGAATACGACTTCAACGGACATCCCGATCGTTACCTGATCGATCGGGCAGCCGACGATGTTGCTGCAGATTCGGGGACCTTCTTCGAGATCGACCCATGCCGTGACGTAAGGAATGTCGCTCGCGAAGCCTCTCAGCGCTCGGCCGACGACTTCGCGAATCACGGTGAAGGCGAAGACCTGGCCCCGGCCGCTGAGTTGCGTCCACTCCAGTTTTTCGCCGCCGCACTCGACGCAGGCGGGACGGGGGCACCAGACCCACGAACCGCAGTCCTTGCAGCGCTGCATGATCAGCTCGCCCTGAGCCGTCGCGTCCCAAAACGGCCGCGTCACCGGTGTGATCTCGGGCAGCGGCTTGGGAATTGTTTTTGCCGGTTCGGCCATATCAACTTTCTAGCGCGGCAAAGCGGCAATCGTTATTTCACCGCAGAGGCACGGAGGGCGCGGGGTTAGAAGTTTTAATGAAAAATACTCCGAACTCTGTGGCCTCGTCTCTGTGGTGAAATATTTCTTCACGTCTTACCTCCTAATATCGCCGTGGCCGTGCAGCCGAAATTTTTTCCGTAATTCACCGCGCCGAGACCGGTGACGAGGCCGATCTCCGCGCCGGCCACCTGGCGCGCGCCGCCTTCGCCGCGGAGCTGCCGCACCGCCTCGATGACGTGGAGCGTGCCGCCGGTGGTCGAAGGCTGGCCGCAATTGATCATGCCGCCGCCCGTCTGAATGGGCAGAGATCCTTTGATGGTGAAATCGGTGCGCGCGAAAAATTCCCGGTTGCTTTTTTCGCAGAAGCCCAGATCTTCGATTTGCAGCATGACGATCGGCACGTAATCGTCGTAAAGGCCGAGAAAATCGACGTCGCCGTGAGACACGCCGGCCATCTGGAACGCGGCCTTGCCGCATTCGCGGACGCCGGTGATGAGCGGATTGGCGTTTGAGCGCGGGCCGGCGCTGGCGTTGTTGCGCTCGCCCCATCCGAGCAGATGGATCGGCGGCTTCCGCAGATTTCGCGCGCGCTCCGGCGATGCGACGATGTACGCCTTGCCGCCGTTGGCCGGGAGGACGCAGTCGTACAGGCGAATCGGATCGGAGATCATGCGCGAGTTTTTGTATTCCTCGAGCGTGAGCGGCTTTCTGAGGTAGGCGCCGGGGTTCAGCGTCGCGTGGTAGCGCGCGGTGACGGCGATCTTGCCGAAATGGTCCGCCGTCATGCCGGACTCGTGCATGTAGCGGCTCATGACGAAGGAAATTTTTGAGTTCGGGCCCATCACGCCGAAGGGCATCTCGAAATCGCGCGTGTCCGCCGGCTCGACCCGGCTTCGGCCGCGCTCGCTGAAGGGCGCCGCGGCGGCTACTACAACAACGAGATCGACGACGCCCGATTGGATCATCGCCGCGGCGTGTCCCAGGAGAGAAACCGCGCTCGCGCCGCCGTTTCCTCCCGCCAAAGAGACGGCGGGGGAGACGCCGAGGATATTCGCCGCTTCTTCCGGCCAGAACGGTTGCGAATGGTTGGTCGTGTAGATGGCGGCGAGACCCTGGCCGTCAAAATCTTTTTTCTCGAGGCCCGCATCTTCCAGCGCGAGACGAAAAGCCCAAGCGAGATATTCGGCGGTCGATTTGCGCGGCTCTCCGGGTTTTCCGCCGAGCCGGTCCACCGGCGTCTCGCCGACGCCGACGATCGCCGCTGCTCCTCTCAAACTCATCGCGTCACGATTATTTCAGCGCGCGCGGGCTGTCAAGCGCGTCCTCGCTTCGCTCGGAATCTCAGATCTCAAATTACAGATCTCAGATTGCAATTTAAAAATCTGAAAGCGATAAACTGTTTCGGTCAAGCCGGCGCGAGCCGGCGCTCCAGATACTGCGCGTAGCGGGACATCGCGTACGTGCAAAGCCAGTAGACGGCGGCGATGAATATATAAAGCTCGAACGGGCGGATCTCGCGGTTGTTTACGATTTGAGCCGCCTTGGTGAGATCGACGTAGCCGATGATCGAAGCGAGCGAGGTGTCCTTGAACAAAACGATGAACTGCGTGACGAGGGCGGGGATCATGTTGCGGAGCGCTTGCGGCAAGACCACGTGCCGCATCGTCTGCGCGGAGCTGAGGCCGCTGGAGGCCGCCGCCTCGATCTGCCCGCGCGGCACGGATTGAATTCCCGCTCTTATAATTTCTCCCAGGTAAGCGCTCTCGAAAAATATGAAGGCCGCGAGGGCTATGCCGTACTCGGGCAAAGGTATTCTGAGAACGACGGGCAGGATGAACCAGAACCAGAAGATCACCATGACGAGCGGCACGCCGCGGAAGAACTCGACGTACACTGTCGCGGGCACCCGGATCCAGGCGGAGCGGGCGAGCCGCGCGAGGCCGATAAAGATCCCGAGAATGAATCCTAGCAACATCGCGGGGATCGCGAGCCTCAGCGTGCCGCCGACGAAGTTGCCGATCCCAAACAAACCCTGAACGATCAGGAAGTCCCAGTTTCTATAGATGACGCCGAAGTCCATGTCCTCGCTCCGCCCGGAATCTCCCTCACCCTCTCCCTGAGGGAGAGGGAAGGGGTGAGGGTGCAGCGTCTTCGGTCGTTAGGCAATAACTCATTCTACCGTTCCGCGCCGCCGACTCTGGCGATCATTCCCGGAATAGCGAAGCGCCGTTCGACGCGCGCCATGACGGCGGCGATCGTCAGGCACAAGACGAGATAGATAAGAGTTCCGGCGGTCAGCGCCTCGAAGGCCTTCGCGGTGTAAGTTTCGATCTGGCGCGTCTGGAACGTCAGCTCCGCTACGCCGATGGTGAGCGCGACGGAAGAGTTCTTGAGCAGGTTGAGCGACTCGTTGGTCAGCGGCGGGATGATAAGCCGCAGCGCGATCGGGAGAACTACGAGGCGATAGACCTGTCCCGTGCTGAGCCCGGTGGAAAGCGCGGCTTCGAACTGCGTCTTGGGAATCGATTGGATGCCGGCGCGGATCATCTCCGAAAATCGCGCGCCGTGATAAACGCCGAGGGCCATGGTGCCGGCCCAAAATTCCGCCCCGTGATCGAAGAGCCAGTCGCGAAGATTTTCCGCCAGGAGCGGCGGAGCCGCGAAGTACCAGAAGAACATCCACACGAGCAACGGCACGTTACGGAAGAATTCGACGTAGCCCGTTGCCAGCGCGCGCAGCGGCGCCAGCGGCGCGGTGCGGAGCGCGCCGGCAAGAATCCCCAAAAACAGCGCCAGCAGCCAGGCAAGTGCGGACATGGCGAGCGTCGTGAGAACTCCGTGGAGCAGCCAAGCTCCCGATTGACCGCTCCACAAGACGCTCCAGTCGAACCGGTAGTTCATTATTTTCCGGGCGAGCCCAAAGCGCCTCCCGGCGTTTTACGAAATTCAGCGGCGGCGGCTTGCAGGAGCCGCTTGGCCTCACTCGTCAGGGGGTAGGGCACTTCGCCCTTCGGTCCGAAATATTTTTCATAGAGCTCGAAATATTTTCCCGACTCGATCGCCTCGGCCAGGCCTTGGTTGACGAGATTGCGAAAGTCGGGCTCGTTTTTCCGCATCGCCATGCCGTAAGGCTCGTTGGAGTAAAAAGCGCCTACGATCGCCCAGTCGTTGGGATTGGGCGCCTTGGCTTTGAGCCCGGCGAGCTGAATGCCGTCGTTGGTGTAGGCTTGTACCTGGCCTTGCGCCAGCGCCTGAAACGCGGCCGGCTGGTCGGGGAACTCGCGCAACTGGACCGTGGGTACTTTTTCTCTGAGGATGCGCGCGTTGGTCGCGCCCTGCTGCGCCGCGACGCGTTTGCCGGCGACCGTATCGATGCCGGTGATCGGGCTGCCTTTTTTAACCAGAAACTGCGCGCCGGTGTAGAAAAATGTCAGGCTGAAGTCGACGCTCTCCCGCCGCTCTTTGGTGTCCGTCATGGTCTCGGCGATCACATCGACGGCGTTCGAGGTGAGCAGTGGAATTCGCGTGGCCGGCGTGGATTCTTTCTTTTCGACTTTGACCGGCTTGCCGACTTTCTTGGACAACGCGGGCACGATGAACTTTTCCACGAGATCGATGGAGAAGCCCACCCATTGATTCTGCTTATCGACGTAGGCGAAGGGCGGCGAGCCGGTTCGAGTGCCGATGGTGAGCGTTCCGGTGCGCGCGATTTTTTCCAGCGTGGTTTCGGCCCGAGCCGCGCCCGCACTCAACGCCGCGGCGGCAAGCGCGAGACAAGAGATGAGCAGTCGTTTCATGATAACCTCCTCAATGTGAGAGAATCTTGCTCAGAAATTGTTTTGCCCGCTCGGACTTTGGCTTGGCAAAAAAGTTCTCGGGGTCTCCCTCTTCGACGATTCGACCCTCGTCCATGAAGATCACCCGGCGGGCGACGCGGCGGGCAAAGCCCATCTCGTGAGTCACGACGGCCATGGTCATGCTGTCGCGGGCGAGATCGGTCATGACCTCCAACACCTCGTTGATCATCTCGGGGTCAAGCGCCGAGGTCGGCTCGTCGAAGAGCATGATCTTCGGCTGCATGGCCAGCGCCCGCGCGATGGCGACGCGCTGCTGCTGGCCGCCGGAGAGATTGGCGGGAAAAGCGCCGGCTTTGTCGGGGATTCCCACGCGCTCCAACAGTTGCGCCGCGCTCTTTTCCGCGGCTTCACGGGCGAGCTTTCTCACCTTGACCGGCCCGAGCGTGATGTTGTCCATGACGCTCAGGTGAGGATAAAGATTGAACTGTTGGAAGACGAAGCCGATCTCGGCCCTGAGTGCCCGGACGTCCAGCGACGGTCCGGAGAGGCGCTTCCCGTCCACGACGATCTCTCCGGACTGGACCGATTCGAGGCCGTTGATGCAGCGGATCAGCGTACTTTTGCCGCTGCCGCTCGGACCGCAAACCACGACGACTTCGCCCCGCTCGACCCGGAGATTGATCTCCTTGAGAACGTGAAGCGTCCCGAACCACTTGTCGACGTTCTTGAATTCGACCACGATAGTAAATAAGGCGCCGGCAAAGATTGAAAATTACCGTCCGGATACTATAGCATCGCATTGTAATTGCAACAGAGCTTTCTCATGAAAATTTTTCTTGTCCGGCACGGCGAGGCCAAGCACGAAAACGAGGACCCGCGCCGCTCTTTGACCGATGGCGGCCGGGCTGCCGTGGCAACGGTCGCGCGCGCGGCGGCGGCGAAGAAGGTGGGGATCGAGAAGATCCTGCACTCCGAGAAGCTCCGGGCGAAAGAGACGGCCGAGATTCTGGCCGGGATCCTTTCTCCCGCGCGGGGAATTCGGGAGATCTCGGGGCTTTCGCCCGAAGACGATCCTCTGATCGCCAAAGTCGAGATCGAGGCGTCCTCAGAATCTTTGATGCTGGTCGGGCACTTGCCGCATATCAACCGGCTCGCCGCGCTGCTCCTCACGGGCGACAGCGAAAGCACCGCCGTCGATTTCGCGCCGGCGACGATGGCTTGCCTGTCGCGCGCCGGCGGCGCGTGGAGCTTGATTTGGATTCTTCGTCCGGAGAGTGTTCAGCGGAGTTGACCGGCACTCAAGGATGTTCTAAAAAGGAGGTACCCAGTGTTGGCCGCGGGCGCGGTCCACAAAGGCGGGTAACATGGCATCCAGCACTCTCACCATTCTCGATAACCGGACGGGACGGAAGTATGAAATCCCGGTTCATGACGGCGCGATCAACGCGACCGATCTGCGCCAGATAAAAGTCTCCGAAGAGGATTTCGGCCTGGCCAGCTATGACCCCGGCTTCATGAACACCGCCGCGTGCCAGAGCAAGATCACTTACATCGACGGCGACCGCGGCATCCTGCGCTATCGCGGCTATCCGATCGAGGAGCTGGCGGAGAAGAGCACCTACCTCGAGACGGCTTATCTGGTGCTGCACGGCGAGCTCCCGACCAAGTCGCAGCTCGACGACTGGACCTACAACATCACGCATCACTCGATCCTCCACGAAAACATCAAGAAGTTCATCGACGGCTTTCACCACGACGCCCATCCGATGGGCATGCTCGTGAGCACGGTCGGCGCGCTCTCGACCTTCTACACCGACGCGAAAAATATTTTCGACGCGGAATCCCGCAAGAAGCAGACCTACCGGCTGGTTGCCAAGATGCCGACGATCGCCGGGTTCGCCTATCGCCACAGTATCGGGATGCCCTACGCCTATCCCGACAACGACTTGAGCTACACGGGGAATTTCCTCAACATGCTGTTCAAGATGACCGAGCTAAAGTACCGGCCGCATCCGGTGCTGGAGCGCGCCCTCGACGTTTTGTTCATTCTCCATGCCGACCACGAGCAGAACATCAGCACGAACGTGATGCGCGGCGTCGGCAGCGCCCAGTCGGACCCCTATTGCTCCGTAGCGGCGGCGGCGGCGGCGCTTTATGGACCGCTCCACGGCGGCGCCAACGAGCAGGTTTTAAAGATGCTGAACGAGATCGGCCACAAGGACAAAGTCCCGGCCTTCATCCAAAGGGTCAAAGCGGGCGAGGGCCGGCTCATGGGCTTCGGCCATCGGGTTTACAAGAACTACGATCCGCGGGCGAAGATCATCAAGAAAGTGGCTTACGACGTCTTCGAGGTCAAAGGGCGCAACCCCCTGCTGGACATCGCGCTCGAACTGGAGCGGATCGCCTTGGAAGACGATTATTTCATCAAGCGCAAGCTCTACCCCAACGTCGATTTCTACTCCGGCCTCATCTATCAATCGATGGGGCTGCAGATCGACATGTTCCCGGTGCTGTTCGCGATCGCGCGCACGATCGGCTGGATCGCCCACTGGGAAGAGATGCTGCTCGACCCGGAACAGAAGAATAAGATCGCCCGCCCGCGCCAGCTCTACCGGGGAACCGACAAGCGCCCCTACGTTCCCATCACTGCACGGAAATAGCTTTCCGCAACTATTTCGTCTTGGTTTTTTTTGCCGGGGCCGGGGCTCGGCCCTGCACCGGCTGCCGAGAATTTGTCGTTTGCGCGCCGTCCTGAACGATCAGCAGTTGTTGGCCGATGCGGAGTTGAGGGGTCTTCAACTCGTTCACATCTGTAATCTGGCTTGCCCGTTGTTGATAGCGTTTCGCGATCGAGGCCAGCGTCTCGCCTTTTTTCACCGTGTGCGTGATCACTTTGACGCCGGTCGAGTCGAAGCGCGCCGCGTACGCCTGGGTGAAACTCTGTCCGGCTCCCGCCGGTACTCGCAGGCTGAAACCCGTTTCGCTCGGCGGGGTGACGTTGCGCAGGAGCGCGGGGTTCAGCTCTTTGATTTTAGCCGCCGTGGTGCCCGTGAAGACTGCGACGGTCGTCAGCGAGATCGGTCGATGGGTGACGACTTCCTCGTATTCGATGGGCGCGTCGTAGGTGAGATCGCCAAAGCCGTACTTCTCGGGAGCGCCGGCGATCAGGGCCGCGGCGATAAACTTCGGCACGTAGTTCCGCGTCTCCTGCTTCAGGGTCGTTTTCTGACTTAAAAGCCAGAAATCATTGGTCTGCGATTTCTGGATCGCTTTTTCCACCTTGCGTTCGCCGGCGTTGTAAGCCGCCGCGGCCAGGAACCACTCGCCGAACTGCTCGTGCAGGTCTTTGAGGTAGGCCGCCGCAGCGCGCGTCGATTTGACGGGATCTCTGCGCTCGTCGACCCAACTGTCGATCCGGAGACCGTAGCGGAGTCCCGTCGCCCGGATAAATTGCCACGGGCCGACGGCTTTGGCCTTGGAGACGGCCGCGGTGGAGAAGCCGCTCTCGATGAGAGATAGATAGACGAGATCTTGGGGCAAGCCCGCTTCCTGCAGCGTGGCGGCCATCATCGGGATGTATCTGCCGGAGCGGGCGAGCGCGCGCTCGAACCATCCTTTCAATCTCCCGCTGAAGTAATTGCAAAAGTAGAGTACGCGGTCGTTTTCGACCAGCGACATGGAAAACTGGATCTTCCGCATCCCGGCCGGCTGCTGCATCGCTTGGTCCAGTTCTTTCTGCAATAAACCCAGCAACTGGTCGTCCGCCTCGGGTCCGGGGACTTCCTGCAGCGCGGTCGGCGGCGGTTCCTCCGGCTTGGGTTTCTCAACCGGCGCTTTCTTCTCATCTCCGCGCGCTGCCGGCTTGGGCTC
Coding sequences:
- a CDS encoding transporter substrate-binding domain-containing protein, giving the protein MKRLLISCLALAAAALSAGAARAETTLEKIARTGTLTIGTRTGSPPFAYVDKQNQWVGFSIDLVEKFIVPALSKKVGKPVKVEKKESTPATRIPLLTSNAVDVIAETMTDTKERRESVDFSLTFFYTGAQFLVKKGSPITGIDTVAGKRVAAQQGATNARILREKVPTVQLREFPDQPAAFQALAQGQVQAYTNDGIQLAGLKAKAPNPNDWAIVGAFYSNEPYGMAMRKNEPDFRNLVNQGLAEAIESGKYFELYEKYFGPKGEVPYPLTSEAKRLLQAAAAEFRKTPGGALGSPGK
- a CDS encoding amino acid ABC transporter permease; the encoded protein is MDFGVIYRNWDFLIVQGLFGIGNFVGGTLRLAIPAMLLGFILGIFIGLARLARSAWIRVPATVYVEFFRGVPLVMVIFWFWFILPVVLRIPLPEYGIALAAFIFFESAYLGEIIRAGIQSVPRGQIEAAASSGLSSAQTMRHVVLPQALRNMIPALVTQFIVLFKDTSLASIIGYVDLTKAAQIVNNREIRPFELYIFIAAVYWLCTYAMSRYAQYLERRLAPA
- a CDS encoding transglycosylase SLT domain-containing protein, whose amino-acid sequence is MQSSIAFIALLSVPPWFLSGCGITSPHSQARPAEKPETKTATGDAPVPAQPQPTQLQPQPERDGAAVVVPPPKVKADEPKPAARGDEKKAPVEKPKPEEPPPTALQEVPGPEADDQLLGLLQKELDQAMQQPAGMRKIQFSMSLVENDRVLYFCNYFSGRLKGWFERALARSGRYIPMMAATLQEAGLPQDLVYLSLIESGFSTAAVSKAKAVGPWQFIRATGLRYGLRIDSWVDERRDPVKSTRAAAAYLKDLHEQFGEWFLAAAAYNAGERKVEKAIQKSQTNDFWLLSQKTTLKQETRNYVPKFIAAALIAGAPEKYGFGDLTYDAPIEYEEVVTHRPISLTTVAVFTGTTAAKIKELNPALLRNVTPPSETGFSLRVPAGAGQSFTQAYAARFDSTGVKVITHTVKKGETLASIAKRYQQRASQITDVNELKTPQLRIGQQLLIVQDGAQTTNSRQPVQGRAPAPAKKTKTK
- a CDS encoding amino acid ABC transporter ATP-binding protein, which translates into the protein MVEFKNVDKWFGTLHVLKEINLRVERGEVVVVCGPSGSGKSTLIRCINGLESVQSGEIVVDGKRLSGPSLDVRALRAEIGFVFQQFNLYPHLSVMDNITLGPVKVRKLAREAAEKSAAQLLERVGIPDKAGAFPANLSGGQQQRVAIARALAMQPKIMLFDEPTSALDPEMINEVLEVMTDLARDSMTMAVVTHEMGFARRVARRVIFMDEGRIVEEGDPENFFAKPKSERAKQFLSKILSH
- a CDS encoding amino acid ABC transporter permease, giving the protein MNYRFDWSVLWSGQSGAWLLHGVLTTLAMSALAWLLALFLGILAGALRTAPLAPLRALATGYVEFFRNVPLLVWMFFWYFAAPPLLAENLRDWLFDHGAEFWAGTMALGVYHGARFSEMIRAGIQSIPKTQFEAALSTGLSTGQVYRLVVLPIALRLIIPPLTNESLNLLKNSSVALTIGVAELTFQTRQIETYTAKAFEALTAGTLIYLVLCLTIAAVMARVERRFAIPGMIARVGGAER
- a CDS encoding citrate synthase encodes the protein MASSTLTILDNRTGRKYEIPVHDGAINATDLRQIKVSEEDFGLASYDPGFMNTAACQSKITYIDGDRGILRYRGYPIEELAEKSTYLETAYLVLHGELPTKSQLDDWTYNITHHSILHENIKKFIDGFHHDAHPMGMLVSTVGALSTFYTDAKNIFDAESRKKQTYRLVAKMPTIAGFAYRHSIGMPYAYPDNDLSYTGNFLNMLFKMTELKYRPHPVLERALDVLFILHADHEQNISTNVMRGVGSAQSDPYCSVAAAAAALYGPLHGGANEQVLKMLNEIGHKDKVPAFIQRVKAGEGRLMGFGHRVYKNYDPRAKIIKKVAYDVFEVKGRNPLLDIALELERIALEDDYFIKRKLYPNVDFYSGLIYQSMGLQIDMFPVLFAIARTIGWIAHWEEMLLDPEQKNKIARPRQLYRGTDKRPYVPITARK
- the sixA gene encoding phosphohistidine phosphatase SixA — encoded protein: MKIFLVRHGEAKHENEDPRRSLTDGGRAAVATVARAAAAKKVGIEKILHSEKLRAKETAEILAGILSPARGIREISGLSPEDDPLIAKVEIEASSESLMLVGHLPHINRLAALLLTGDSESTAVDFAPATMACLSRAGGAWSLIWILRPESVQRS